CTGGGTCGGGTTGTAACACAAGGGAGCCGGGTCTGATAGGCCATCCTAAAGCAAAAAAGTCGGTCAATGACCGGCTTTCCACACTTGGTTTTAAGGCCCAAGGCCTCGCGAGGGAGCCGAGGGAAGCGGATTACATCATGCCGCCCATGCCAGCTGTAGAGTTAAGCCAGGATAGAAAATAGTATGTTTATTATCAATATGTTACGGGATAAGTAAATCGTGCCCATCGGAACGATATTGAATGATTTTGAGGCAAAATGTAAAATTTACCTTGATTTCATTCATCACTCCTAGAGGTCAAATGGCATCCAGCAGAGCACAGAAGCAAACTGACGCAATCTTAAAATCTCTTGGCATTTTCCGTGCTTCCGACGCTATCGAAAAGGGCATCTCCCAACCCTCACTCTCGAGAATGGCAAAAGAAGGTACTCTTGTGCGTCTGGAACACGGAATTTTCATGCATCGCGATTTCGATAAACCGGAGCATGTGGATTTTATTGTTGCCTGTCTTCGCACGGGTCCAGACTCTGTCATAGGTGGTCTTACTGCGCTCGCCTATTATGTGCTGGTTGAACAAGTACCGACGCAAACTTGGGTTATGATTCCAAACTCGAATAAAGGTACCTACAAAAACTACCGAGTCTTAAGAACCAAGCATGACCCGAAGGTCGAAATTGTCGACAATGCCACATGGCGTATTGTTACTATCGAACGTGCAATTCTGGAAGCCTTCGCCTACTCCACAAAAATGGGCTATCAGACGGCTTTGACAGCTGCGAGGACAGCTCTTGCCGAGAAAAAGACTACCGAAAGCAAACTTCAAAATGCCGCAAAAAGATTAGGTATTCGGCCACTCCTTATAAAAAATTGGGAGGCAATAACGACAAAATGAAAACCTCTTTATCAACTCCTCAGATAAAATCAATAGAAGCGAAGATTTTGAACATCTCTCGCACGACCGGTCGTTCTTCGATGGAAACGCGAACCCTCTTCCTTCTGGAGCGAGCCGTAGCACGAATACTTCTCGATTCTTTGCTTCAAGACCATCTTGTTTTTAAGGGAGGATATGTCGCGCTCCGTATTTACCAGTCTACTCGATTCACGTCTGATATCGATGCTGTCATAAAAGGACTTTCCCCGGAAGAAGCTATTCAACGAATTAAAAATGCCGTTGATCATGATATGGGGGACGGAGCGTGGTTTGTCTGGGAGGGAGAAGATACCTTGCAAACCCAGGGCGAATATGGAGGTCGACGCCTAACTTTTCGAGCTGGAATCGGTGATATACCTGCCAAGCTCAAGAACGCTTTAATTGTGAATATCGATCTTGGAATTGGTGATCCTGTAACGCCTGGACCTTTCAAAACGGAAACAACGTGTACTCTCGGGGAAGGGAGCTTGTCATGGCAGGTTTATCCAATAGAGACGATGTTGGCGGAAAAAATTCATGCTCTGGTTGTTCTGGGAGACAACAACTCACGATCCAAGGACGTCTACGATATCGATTTATTCTGGCCACAGGCAAATATCGAAAATCTGCGACTGGCGTTGGAAGCCACCTTTAATTTCCGCGGCGATCGAGTGCCTAAGTCATTTGCCGATACAATTCGATCCATTGATACCACGCTACTCAAAAGGGGGTGGGTGACGGCAACGCTCTCTCTTAAGGAAAGGCCCAAGTTTGAGTCTGTGATGGAATCGCTGTTGGAGAAAATAGGACAGATATAGGACAAATAAAAAGCCGGTCAAAGACCGGCTTTCCACTCTTGGTTTCAAGGCCCCAAGGCCCCGCCAGGGGCCGAGGGAGGCAGCTTACATCATGCCGCCCATGCCGCCCATACCACCCATTCCGCCCATGCCACCCATAGCAGGAGCAGCAGCTGCACCAGCTTCTTGAGGCTTGTCAGCGATCATGGCTTCGGTGGTGAGGAGGAGACCAGCAACGGAAGCTGCGTTGGTCAATGCAGTTTTGGTGACTTTGGTTGGGTCGATGACGCCAGCCTTGTAAAGATCTTCGTAAACTTCAGTCAAAGCATTGAAGCCTTCGCCAGCTTTCATGCCTTTGACTTTGTCGACCACAACAGCTGGCTCGAGGCCTGCGTTGAGAGCGATCTGACGAAGAGGCTCTTCGATCGCGCGGCGAACGATGGCGACGCCGAATTTTTGCTCGCCGTCGACTTTCACAGTGTCCAGAGCGGCTTGAGCGCGGAGGAGAGCTGTACCGCCGCCTGGGACGATGCCGCCTTCGACTGCAGCGCGGGTGGAGTTGAGGGCATCTTCCACGCGGGCTTTCTTTTCTTTCATTTCAACTTCGGTGGCTGCACCGACTTTGATCACAGCAACGCCGCCCACGAGTTTCGCGAGGCGCTCTTGCAGTTTTTCTTTATCGTAATCGGAGGTGGTGTTGTCGATCTCGGCGCGGATCTGAGCAACGCGAGCGTCGATATCAGCTTTTGCACCCTGACCGTCCACGATCGTGCTGTTGTCTTTGGTGATGGTCACGCGCTTGGCCTGGCCGAGCTGCTGCAGCGTGGTGTTTTCCAGCTTCAGACCAACGTCTTCAGAAACCACAGTGCCGCCCGTCAGGATCGCGATGTCCTGGAGCATGGCTTTGCGGCGATCGCCGAAGCCA
This Oligoflexus sp. DNA region includes the following protein-coding sequences:
- a CDS encoding nucleotidyl transferase AbiEii/AbiGii toxin family protein gives rise to the protein MKTSLSTPQIKSIEAKILNISRTTGRSSMETRTLFLLERAVARILLDSLLQDHLVFKGGYVALRIYQSTRFTSDIDAVIKGLSPEEAIQRIKNAVDHDMGDGAWFVWEGEDTLQTQGEYGGRRLTFRAGIGDIPAKLKNALIVNIDLGIGDPVTPGPFKTETTCTLGEGSLSWQVYPIETMLAEKIHALVVLGDNNSRSKDVYDIDLFWPQANIENLRLALEATFNFRGDRVPKSFADTIRSIDTTLLKRGWVTATLSLKERPKFESVMESLLEKIGQI
- a CDS encoding type IV toxin-antitoxin system AbiEi family antitoxin domain-containing protein, which encodes MILRQNVKFTLISFITPRGQMASSRAQKQTDAILKSLGIFRASDAIEKGISQPSLSRMAKEGTLVRLEHGIFMHRDFDKPEHVDFIVACLRTGPDSVIGGLTALAYYVLVEQVPTQTWVMIPNSNKGTYKNYRVLRTKHDPKVEIVDNATWRIVTIERAILEAFAYSTKMGYQTALTAARTALAEKKTTESKLQNAAKRLGIRPLLIKNWEAITTK